In the Pseudomonas sp. ADAK2 genome, one interval contains:
- a CDS encoding choline ABC transporter substrate-binding protein has product MKGSPSLLLAAMLSLPLLAQAAEPAQCSTVNFSDVGWTDITATTATTSVVLDALGYKTKTTMISVPVTYKSLADGKNMDVFLGNWMPTMENDIKAYRDAGTVDVVRTNLKGAKYTLAVPQALYDKGLHDFADIAKFKKELDGKIYGIEPGNDGNRLIQTMIDKDAYGLKTAGFKVVESSEAGMLSQVDRAQKRDTAVVFLGWAPHPMNKRFKIQYLTGGDDFFGPDFGAATVATNTRKGYVQECSNVGTLLKNLEFTVDMESSLMGNILDDKMKPDAAAKAWLKKNPQVLDTWLAGVTTIDGKPGLEAVKAKLAQ; this is encoded by the coding sequence ATGAAAGGTTCCCCGTCGTTGTTGTTGGCCGCCATGCTGAGTTTGCCGTTACTGGCTCAAGCCGCAGAACCCGCTCAGTGCAGCACCGTAAACTTCTCTGATGTCGGCTGGACCGACATCACCGCGACTACCGCGACCACCAGCGTTGTACTCGACGCCCTGGGCTACAAAACCAAGACCACCATGATTTCCGTGCCCGTGACCTACAAGTCCCTGGCCGATGGCAAGAACATGGACGTGTTCCTCGGTAACTGGATGCCGACCATGGAAAACGACATCAAGGCCTACCGCGATGCCGGTACCGTTGACGTCGTGCGCACCAACCTCAAAGGCGCCAAGTACACCCTCGCCGTGCCGCAAGCGCTGTACGACAAAGGGCTGCATGACTTCGCCGACATCGCCAAATTCAAGAAAGAACTCGACGGCAAGATCTACGGTATCGAGCCAGGCAACGACGGCAACCGCCTGATCCAGACCATGATTGACAAGGACGCCTACGGCCTCAAAACCGCCGGCTTCAAAGTCGTCGAGTCCAGCGAAGCGGGGATGCTGTCCCAGGTCGACCGCGCACAGAAACGCGATACCGCCGTGGTCTTCCTCGGCTGGGCACCGCACCCGATGAACAAACGCTTCAAGATTCAATACCTGACCGGTGGCGATGACTTCTTTGGCCCGGACTTCGGTGCGGCCACGGTAGCCACCAACACCCGCAAGGGCTACGTCCAGGAATGCAGCAACGTCGGCACTCTGCTGAAAAACCTGGAATTCACCGTAGACATGGAAAGCTCGCTGATGGGCAACATCCTGGACGACAAGATGAAGCCTGACGCAGCTGCCAAGGCCTGGCTGAAAAAGAATCCACAGGTGCTCGATACCTGGCTCGCTGGCGTGACCACCATTGACGGTAAACCAGGCCTGGAGGCCGTGAAAGCCAAGCTCGCGCAGTAA